From a single Vitis vinifera cultivar Pinot Noir 40024 chromosome 18, ASM3070453v1 genomic region:
- the LOC100267694 gene encoding uncharacterized protein LOC100267694: MQRESEKMEKGAEKQKQPPNISPMEPLTHDAYGGGLYGADDEPSRKLVKSPASNTQSADGPEGPNIQPKHKPPPSTGDRDTDITGQSYIQ, from the coding sequence ATGCAGAGGGAGAGCGAGAAGATGGAGAAGGGGGCAGAGAAACAGAAGCAGCCACCCAATATTTCACCGATGGAGCCACTCACTCACGATGCTTACGGCGGCGGATTGTACGGAGCCGACGACGAGCCATCGAGAAAGCTGGTAAAGTCGCCGGCCAGCAACACGCAGAGTGCAGATGGGCCAGAGGGGCCCAACATCCAGCCCAAGCACAAGCCACCGCCGTCAACCGGTGATCGAGATACTGATATCACCGGCCAGTCTTATATTCAGTAA